Genomic window (Chloroflexota bacterium):
GTCGAATTGGACAACACAACCGCGCGTGCGAGCGTCACCGAAGCCGAAGCGGTCGTGCGGACCGCGCAAGCGAATCTCGATCAGGTAAACGAAAAAGCGCGCCCCGGTGCGCTCGCGCTCGCCGATGCGGCGGTCGCACAAGCGCAAGCCGAACTCGCGTCCGCGCAAGCCGCGTCGGCGGACGCGGAGCGCGCGCTCAAGAACCCGCAAGAACTTTTGACGCAACTGCACACCGCCGAGAGTCGAGCAAGCGCGTCCCAGGGCGACATCACGCGCGCCGAAGCGACGCTCGCGTCGGTCAAAAGCCAGGTCGAAGTGATTCAACGCGATCAATCGTTCAGTGGCAAGACGCGCACCGCGATGGCGCTCAAGCAACAACTCGCCGCCGAAGCAAATTTACGCGCGGCGAAAATCAACGCGCAGGGCAACGCGCGCGTCGTCGAATTGTATCGCAGCGTGATCGCGAATCCGCTCGAACTGCGCGCGGCGCACAACGCGGCGCTCAATCAGGTCAAGCAAGCGCAAGCCGGTCTGGACACCGCGCAAGCCGAACGCGCGATCACGCAACGCGGCGCGCAGACAGAACAGGTCGCGCTCGCGGACGCGAAAGTACGTGCGGCGCAAGCCGGGTTGAAACTCGCGCAAGCGCAAGTCAAACGCACGATACTCACCACGCCGTTCGCCGGGACGATTGTCGGGCGCAGTGTCGAGGTCGGCGAAACCGTGCGACCTGGGTCGGCATTGCTACTCCTCGCGGACACGCGCGAATTAGAGCTGACGATTTATATACCGATTCAAACAATCACCGCGGTGAAAACTGGTCAAGCCGCGCGCGTGCAGACGCCGAGTTTGCCGGGTAAAACGTTCGCGGGACAAGTGGCGTTCATCGCGTCCGAAGGTGAATTCAAACCGGCGAACATTTACAACAGCCAGGAACGTTCCGAGATGGTGTTCGCCGTGCGTGTCGCCGTCGCGAATCCAAACGGCGAATTGAAAGCCGGGTTGCCGGCGGACGCGATGTTGGGAGGCAGGTAGTCTCCTTGTCCCAGTTTTCAACCGAGGAGCGAATGAAACGTAGAACTGGTTTGGTGATCGCACAGTATGGTGTTGCCGTACTGCTTGTCGCCATCGCGCTCGTCATCACCAACGCGACCGCGCTCAGGGTCGCCAGTCCACTGCTCCTGTTCATCGTCGCGGCGACCGTCGTCGCGTGGTTCGGCGGGCTGGGTCCCGGCATCCTCGCGACGATACTCGCGTTCGCCGCGCTCGCGTTCTTTGTTTTCCCGCCGGAGTTTTCGTTCGCGATTCAAGACCCGCTCGATTTGCAACAACTGACCTTGTTTGCAGTCCTTGCCCTGGCGCTCAGCGCGTTGATCGAAATTCGTTTGCGGCGCGAGCGCGTCGCGAACGAACGCGCGCGTCTCCAAACTGCGCTTGCCGAGATCGGGCAGAGCGCGTTGACGACCCAGGACCTCGCGGCATTCCTCTACGAGACGACGACACACGTGTGCCAGGCGCTCGATCTCGAATACTGCGCGCTCGGCGAGTTTGCGCCGGAACTGGATGCGTTGTTGTTTCAAGCCGGCGCGGGCTGGAGCCAAGACTGGCAAGGTCGCGCGATTTCTAATCCTGGTCCCGAATCCTTCGCCGACGTGATGCTCACTGCGACCGAACCCATCGTCATCAAGAACCTGCGCGTCGAAAAACGGTTTAGCATTCCGGCATTTTTCTCCGAGCACGCGGTTGCGAGCGGCATCGCGGTCCAACTTTCGAACGACGGTCAGCCCTTTGGCGCGCTCGGCGCGTTTTCGTCCAGGCGCAGAAATTATTCGACGCACGCCATCGCGTTCTTGCAAGCGACGGCGACACTGCTCGCGACAACTATCGAACGCGATCGCGTCGAGCGCGTGGTTCACGATCATCGCGATTTATTGCTGACGACTCTGCTCGGTATCCACGACGCGGTCATCGCGACCGATGCGCGCGGCGACGTCACATTTATGAATCCCGCCGCCGAAACCCTGACCGGGTGGACGCTCGGCGAAACGCTTGGCAATCCGTTGGTCGTCAACATTTCGGACGCCGAAACGTTTCAACCGATTGAAAACCCAGTCACGCGCGTGTTGCGCGAACGTCGCGCGCACAACTCCGACGCGCCGAGCGTGTTCATTCCCAAGAGCGGTCGCGCGCTGCCGGTGGATTACGCGTGCACGCCCATTCGCGATCAAGACGACCAGGTGAGCGGCGCGGTGCTCATCCTGCGCGACGCAACCGAACGTTTGCGGAACGAGCAATCTATTTTCCGGCTCGCCGCGATTGTGAACGCGTCCGAAGACGCCGTGTTCAGCCAAACGCTCGACGGTATCGTGCAAACCTGGAATCCCGGCGCGGAGCGCTTGCTGGGTTATGCCGCGTCGGAGATGATTGGCAAATCCATTTCGCTGACGTTTCCCTCCGAGCGCCTCGACGAATTTCCCGCGTTGATTCATCGGTTGCGGCAGGGCGAACCCATTGAGCAACAAGACACCGTGCGCGTGCGAAAAGACGGCGAACCGATTCACGTGTCGTTGAGCGTCTCGCACATCAAAGACGCCGCGGGCAGAATCATCGGCGTCTCGACGATTGCGCGCGACATCACCGAACGCCAACGCGCGGAACAGGTGCAACGCTTTCTCGCCGAAGCGAGTGAACTACTCGTCTCTTCGCTCGATCCCCATCTGACGTTGGCGCGCGTCGCGCAACTCGCCGCGCCCAGCATCGCCGATTGGTGCGCGATTCACTTGGTGACCGGCGACGGCGCGCTCGACCTTGCCGCGTGTTCGCACGGCGACCCGACCAAGCTCGACAAGGTGCGCGATTTATTGCGCCGCTATCCGCCGAAGCCGGAGGCGCACTCCGGCGTGCCGAACGTGATCCGCACTGGCAAACCGGAATTTTTGTATCAGGTCAACAACGACCAGCTCGCCTCGCTCGTGCAAAACATCGAGCACCTCAAACTCTTGGTCGAGGTCGGCATGGGCGCGTACATCATCGTGCCGCTCCTCGCGCGCGAACGCGCGATTGGCACGTTGTCGTTGTGCAACGCGGCGCGCCGGTACGTCCCATCCGACCTGGCAGTGGCGGAAGATTTAGCGCGGCGCATCGCATTGGCGGTCGAGAACGCGCGCTTGTATCACGCGGCGCAAGAACTGAGCCAGGACCTCGAACAGCGCGTCGTTGCGCGCACGATCGAACTGCAAAACACGAACGTACAACTCGCCAACGAAGTCGCCGAACGCCAACGCGTTAACGAGGAATTGCGGCGGCTTTCCGCGCACCTGCAGTCCGCACGCGAGGAAGAGCGCATCCGCATCGCGCGCGAGATTCACGACCAGGTTGGGCAAGTGTTGACCGCGGTGAAAATGGACCTGGCATTGCTCGACCGCAAACTAAAGAATACCAAAACGGTGCCCGTCGCCGACGTGAAAGCGGATGTCAACCGAACGATTCAACTGGTGGATGCGACGATCAAGACGATGCGCGAAATCATTCGCGAATTGCGTCCAGAAATTTTGGATCACCTGGGATTGAGCGCGGCAATCGAGTGGCAATTGCAAGAGTTTCAAACGCGCACCGGCATCGCTTGCCATTTCGATACGACCCTGGACGAGGTGAACCTCGACCTGGATCGCTCGACGGCGGTGTTTCGCATTTTCCAGGAAACGCTCACGAACGTCGCGCGCCACGCGAACGCGACGCGCGTCGAAGCGAATTTGAAACAAGAAGACGGCACGATCGTCTTGCAGGTACGCGATAATGGCAAGGGGTTGGCATCGAGCGACCTGAGCGATAAGAAAACGTTCGGCGTTTTAGGCATGCGCGAACGCGCGCATGTGTTCGGCGGCGAGGTCACGCTCGCCGGCGCGCCGGGCGAAGGCACGACGGTGACGGTGCGAATTCCGGTTTAGCGGCGAATCGCGCCGCCGCCCCGTTTCAAAAGGAGCACGGATGATTCGAATTCTCATCGCGGATGATCACGCCTTGGTGCGCGAGGGTTTGAAAAAGATTCTCAAAAGCGAAACCGATATGGTGGTCGTCGGCGAAGCGCAAAATGCGACCCAGGTTTTTGAACTGCTCAAAACGTGCCAGCTCGATATGCTCTTGCTCGATATTTCGATGCCGGGGCTGAGCGGCTTGGACGCGCTCAAGCAATTGCAGCGCGAGTATCCCAAATTGCCGGCGCTCATTTTGAGCATGCACCCGGAGGATCGGTTTGCGGTGCGCGCGCTCAAAGCCGGCGCGGCGGGTTACATTACGAAAGAGAGCGCGGTCGGCGAACTGGTGAACGCGATTCGCAAGATCGCGGCGGGCGGTAAGTACGTCAGTCCCGCGCTCGCCGAGAAACTCGCCGACGAACTGGGCACGCGCACGACCCAGCTCGCGCACGAAACGTTGTCGGATCGCGAGTACCAAGTGATGCGGATGATCGCCACTGGCAAAAAGGTGAGCGAAATCGCGCAGGAACTCTCGCTCAGTATCAGCACGGTCAATACATATCGCGCGCGCGTACTCGAAAAGATGAACCTGCAATCGAACGTCGAGCTAACGCGCTACGCGATGGAACACAAATTGATTGATTGAACCGGGACGCAGATCACGCGCGTAACATGCAGACGGGCGGAAAAAATTTCCGCGCCGTCTGCGTTTTATTTTCCCACCCACGCGGATTGTTTTGTAGCAAAAAATACGATGGATGAACTAGCAGAGTTGCGACACAAACATCGCACTTGTCCTGATTCTATTTAGAGTTGAGAGCGCGTATGATTATACTGCCAGCCGAATAACGCACAGGTGGGTGTGCGTCCAGTTTTTGGGTGGTGAAAAAACCTTGCGAAGGTTGAACGGCAATCATATTGATTTGTCGTCAAAACCTTCGCAAGGTTGAGTGTTCCAAAATTTTGACGGACACCCCGCGCGGGTAGGCATACTGCGTTGTTCGTCATGTGCGCGATCAACACAACCTGGGCTGACCTTCTAGCAGGAGTCGTCAATCGAATGTGGAATGTGGAGGACACCGGCGTTGCTTTGGACAGATTTTTTGGTTATGCGCGAGCAGGTGAGCATCGCGCCGACTCGGCTTGCGCCGCGTTGGGCTTGAGTGAAACCCAGGCGATTGCCACGCGGGTAGGCGCACAAGGTGTAACACTTTTGGAATAATGCAACTACGGCTCACCATCGCCAGAGGTAGATCGAACAGTTTGGTCGGTACAGTGTTACGGTTCATCAGGGGCGCCTTGCAAGGGGTTGCCTCTGATTGCTTTTTTGCTAGATCAATGGAGCGTTCAATTTCCCGGCAAGAAATATCGCGCCGTCGCGTTCTGTATGATCCACGCACTGTTGGACGGGCGCGCGTTAGGTAAAGGAGGCGAAGCGTATGGACCCGACAGTGATCACGGCGTTGGTCGGCGCGTTTGCGACGATCACCGCCGCCGCGATTGGCGCCCTGGCTTATCGCGCGCAAGGAAAAAACAGCGTCGAATTGGAAAAGGAATTGGCATTGCTAAAGAAAAATTCAAAAATCACATCGGCGGATTATGGCATTCGCATCTTGTCCCCCACGGTGCGCCAAGCCGTCAGCCATGCTTTCTCGGTCAATGGCATTCTCAAGGAATTACCGGAAGGGCTGGAGATCTGGACTTTTGTGATGTTGGAGCAAGGCAAGGATATTTGGTACTGGCCGCAAGAGCGCGCGCGCATCGAAGGGAACGCGTGGTACAGCCAAATCAACTATCTTGACGGAGACAAGGGAGATACCCGTCAAGTCCTCGCGTACATCGTCGGCAAGTATGGACAGACCTTGATCCGGTACTGTAAGGAGGTGGGACAAGCAAACGCAAAACACGGCGCGCTCCGGTGGACGGGGATCTCTCAACTCACCGATGACATGGTTCAAGTTGCCTGTGTGGATGTCACTCTGCTCCATACGGAAAAAAACGCCTAGCCGCTTGCGCGCGCGAAAAAAACTCGCCCGCGCAAATCGTGTAATAGAAAATACGACACGCGAATGGCGCGCCCGATGACAGGGTTATCACACATTGCCCGATTTTCCTCGCACGGAAAAACGCGTATGCTCTATTCACGAGGAGGGACTCGATGGCACGTCGGCATTTCCACCCACGCGCACACGCGGATGGACAACACTTGGCGGAGTTACGACGCAATCCGTTCGTCTTTGCGGTTGCGTTGGTCAGTCTCAGCGTATTGCTCATGGTCCTGGTCGCCGCGCGTTCGGCGACGGCATCCGAAGATACGCCGACGACCGGCGTGGCGGTTGCGCGCGATCACGATGTGGCATTGATGTTTGCGCTCCGCGCGTCCAACCCGCAGGTGCGCCTACGCGCGGCGCAAGACCTGGGTTGGCGGCGCTCGACCGAAGCCGCCGACGCGCTGATCGCCGCAACGTACGACGCGGACGCGCGAGTGCGCGAGGAAGCAACAACCGCACTCGGCGAGATCGGTGCGTTCCAAGCATTATCACGCTTGCGAGAACTGCAAGTCGTCCAGGGCAACGAAAATATTCAACGCGCCGCTTTCGAAGCGGAACAGCAGCTTGCCGGTCAGGTCGCACGCGGGCTTCAAGTCCCACGCTCCAAAGTGCAAGCGTTTACAGTTGCGCCAACGGGACACGTGTATGCCGCCGCGAATGACGCGTTCTATGTTCAACGCGATGAATCCTGGGCACGTGTTGGTCATTTACCGGATACGCCGGTCGCGCTTGCCGTTACGGCAGATGGACATTCCATCTACGCGGCGACCATAGACGCGGGATTGAATCGCAGCGAGAACGACGGCAAAACCTGGGCACGTGTTCAATTTGGCATGGACACTCCGACGCAATTGAGCGTCACCGCGATGGCGGTGGATCCCAAAGACGCGCGCCGCCTGTACATCGCGCTCGCGTCCACACAACTCGATGGCGTTACCAAGACTCCACTCGGCATCGCGACGAGCAATGACAGCGGCAAAACCTGGGTCATGTTACCCGCTGCGCCGGCGTGGGCGCTAACCACTCGCCTCATTCTCGACGTCGCGACGCCGGAATATTTGTACGGCGTCGCGGACGGCACACCCTGGCGTTATGCACTGATCAACGTACCGGGGTGGTAAATTTCGAATACCGATTCTGAAACGATACGCTAAAAGGAGCGCACAGAGATGAAAGCATCATTACCGTATTTGGCTTTGCCCGTCGTGATCGCGGTGAACGCGGCGAACCTCGCCAATCTCATCGAAAAGAGTCGGATGATAGCGCCAGATACATCGTGGGATGTGCTATCCACCGCGACCATTCTCGCGAGCACACTGCTCGCGGCTTTGCTCGCGACCCTTCTTGAGGAAAACAAGCGGCGACGTGCGTGGGTACGCCGCAGATAAATGTCGGGGGACAGCAAAACCCGTCGGGTTGCAAAACTCGACGGGCTTTGTATTTCCGGCACCTAGATTGTTTGTGGCTGATTCGGAGAGGGCAACCATCTCAATAACGCGGGCAAAAAAAGCAACACGATCATCCAACCCCACGTGTATACGGTACTCAACATTTCATTCTGCTGGGTAGATGCAATGATCGCCGCGCTGGACAACCAATCCCAGGGTTGTTGTGGAATGATGAGCCATTTGGTGAATACGACCATCCCCATCGCGAGCGAAACGCCCGCGCCCAGAATCAGCATTCGACGCGTGCTTGATGCGGCACGCAAATACGTCCACGCACCCAGCATCACGATGAATAACGCGGCGATTTCATACGGCTCCTCGCCAACATAATCGTCGAACGTCAAGATCAATGCGAATGCCATTACGCCGTAAAGGGCAAATGCAAAGCCGGTCCAGTCCGCGCGCAAACGCGCGTAGAGCGGAGCCAATGGTCTGACGAACGCGATGATAAAAATCGCGACCAGCACATACGCGATCAACCCAAACCATGGACCCGAACTAACCACACCGCGCACCACGCCTTCCACAGGCATCGGCAACCCTTCGATGATGGGAATCCACAGGGGCATCGCAAATAGATTAAGAATCGCCGCGAGAAAACCCAGCGTAGGCAACGCCCAGCGCGGCAAGCCGCGCGCCAGCCCGACGAGCGCGAGGACAACCAATACGCCTACCAGCCCAACACCAAACAGCGAATTCAAGTAGATGTGCAGTACATTCATCAGCAAGACCAGCAGGATCAGCAAAAATGGAGTCAGCGTCACGACAAGTTCAACCCAGCCCACACGCGGTCGAGTGTTCATGTTCGCATTCCTCCTCGCGCGCCAATGCGCGCGCAGCAACGCGCGCGGCAAATCGCGCAACTCGCGCCAAGCCGCGCCCAGTCGTGCGCGATCACCGGCGCGCGCCGCGTCCGCCAATGTCTCGGCAAACACCGCGCGCATTTCGTCCGCGAACTCATCGCGAAACGCGCGCGGGTACAGACACAATAGCCATGCGTAGAGACGTACCAACCAATCGTTCACGGTTGCCCTCGCAACGCAAACTTGCGTCCCGCCGCGACGAGCATTTGCATTCGCGCCAGGTCGGCGTCCAAAACGCGCCGACCCAGTTCGGTGAGCGCGTACGCCTGGCGCGCGCGTTTACCATTTTCGCTATCGTTCACTCGTTTGATCCAACCCTGCTCCAGCAACCGTTTGAGCGCGCCATAGAGCGTGCCGGTGCTCAAGGCAATACGTTCAGCGCTCAACGCGCCCACCTCTTTCATGATCGCGTAACCGTGCTTGCGTCCCGGCGCGAGACTCAGCAGAATAAAAAACGTCGCCTCGCTGAGCGGCAGATTCGCTTCAATGCTGGCTTGTCCCACCCTACCTCCCAATATGCCGTCTAACAATATGTCGTCTGACGACATATTAACGCTGTTGGCGCACCGTGTCAAGCCCGGCGGTCTGGCGGCAGGGCGCGTGCAAAGTCGCGCCCACCCTCACCCCAACCCTCTCCTCTGCCCTCCAACCCCTCTTGACACTCTGCATCCGTTTTGTATAATCAACTCACCCAACCGATCTGATTTCCGCGATGACGCGGCTGAAAGTTCGATGATGAGTGTCGAGCGCGCGCAAAGAGCACACCCGCCAAGGCAGATGGACGAGTCTGCCTTTTTTGTTTTTGCTTATCATCCTTTTGTGAGATTGGAGAACCAACACTAACCATGCATCAATCGCTTTACAACGTCACGCCGCTTTGGGAATCGCGACCCTTGAGCGCGATCCTGGGCGCGCCGGTGTTTTTGAAGATGGAGTCATTTCAGCCAGCCGGTTCGTTCAAATCGCGCGGGATGGGCGCAGCGTGTCAAGCCGCGCATGACGCGGGCGCGTCGCGCGTCGTGTGCGCGTCGGGCGGCAACGCGGGACTCGCCGTCGCGTACGCCGGGCGACGACTGGGAATGCGCGTGACGATTGTCGTGCCGCAAACGACCTCGCCGCGTTCGCAAGAATTGATTCGCGCGGAAGACGCCGAGTTGATCGTGCGCGGCGATGCTTGGGACGATTCGC
Coding sequences:
- a CDS encoding response regulator transcription factor; this encodes MIRILIADDHALVREGLKKILKSETDMVVVGEAQNATQVFELLKTCQLDMLLLDISMPGLSGLDALKQLQREYPKLPALILSMHPEDRFAVRALKAGAAGYITKESAVGELVNAIRKIAAGGKYVSPALAEKLADELGTRTTQLAHETLSDREYQVMRMIATGKKVSEIAQELSLSISTVNTYRARVLEKMNLQSNVELTRYAMEHKLID
- a CDS encoding HEAT repeat domain-containing protein, encoding MARRHFHPRAHADGQHLAELRRNPFVFAVALVSLSVLLMVLVAARSATASEDTPTTGVAVARDHDVALMFALRASNPQVRLRAAQDLGWRRSTEAADALIAATYDADARVREEATTALGEIGAFQALSRLRELQVVQGNENIQRAAFEAEQQLAGQVARGLQVPRSKVQAFTVAPTGHVYAAANDAFYVQRDESWARVGHLPDTPVALAVTADGHSIYAATIDAGLNRSENDGKTWARVQFGMDTPTQLSVTAMAVDPKDARRLYIALASTQLDGVTKTPLGIATSNDSGKTWVMLPAAPAWALTTRLILDVATPEYLYGVADGTPWRYALINVPGW
- a CDS encoding PAS domain S-box protein yields the protein MKRRTGLVIAQYGVAVLLVAIALVITNATALRVASPLLLFIVAATVVAWFGGLGPGILATILAFAALAFFVFPPEFSFAIQDPLDLQQLTLFAVLALALSALIEIRLRRERVANERARLQTALAEIGQSALTTQDLAAFLYETTTHVCQALDLEYCALGEFAPELDALLFQAGAGWSQDWQGRAISNPGPESFADVMLTATEPIVIKNLRVEKRFSIPAFFSEHAVASGIAVQLSNDGQPFGALGAFSSRRRNYSTHAIAFLQATATLLATTIERDRVERVVHDHRDLLLTTLLGIHDAVIATDARGDVTFMNPAAETLTGWTLGETLGNPLVVNISDAETFQPIENPVTRVLRERRAHNSDAPSVFIPKSGRALPVDYACTPIRDQDDQVSGAVLILRDATERLRNEQSIFRLAAIVNASEDAVFSQTLDGIVQTWNPGAERLLGYAASEMIGKSISLTFPSERLDEFPALIHRLRQGEPIEQQDTVRVRKDGEPIHVSLSVSHIKDAAGRIIGVSTIARDITERQRAEQVQRFLAEASELLVSSLDPHLTLARVAQLAAPSIADWCAIHLVTGDGALDLAACSHGDPTKLDKVRDLLRRYPPKPEAHSGVPNVIRTGKPEFLYQVNNDQLASLVQNIEHLKLLVEVGMGAYIIVPLLARERAIGTLSLCNAARRYVPSDLAVAEDLARRIALAVENARLYHAAQELSQDLEQRVVARTIELQNTNVQLANEVAERQRVNEELRRLSAHLQSAREEERIRIAREIHDQVGQVLTAVKMDLALLDRKLKNTKTVPVADVKADVNRTIQLVDATIKTMREIIRELRPEILDHLGLSAAIEWQLQEFQTRTGIACHFDTTLDEVNLDLDRSTAVFRIFQETLTNVARHANATRVEANLKQEDGTIVLQVRDNGKGLASSDLSDKKTFGVLGMRERAHVFGGEVTLAGAPGEGTTVTVRIPV
- a CDS encoding PadR family transcriptional regulator encodes the protein MGQASIEANLPLSEATFFILLSLAPGRKHGYAIMKEVGALSAERIALSTGTLYGALKRLLEQGWIKRVNDSENGKRARQAYALTELGRRVLDADLARMQMLVAAGRKFALRGQP